One Fictibacillus halophilus genomic window, GGATCAATGACGACAATCCTACCTTTTAAAGGATTAGAAGGGTCTACAGGAGTTGTCGTTCCATAACTAAGATACCCACCATGTACGTAACCTGTCAGTGACGAACCTTTAACATATGCCCATCCATTTGATAGTTTCGTATAAACATCCACCATTGTGCCGTATCGCAGCATTCCTACTGCAGAATTGCTAGCATCAGGACCTGTTCTTACATTCAAGAAATCTGCGGTCACTTGAGCTTGAGCGATCGGATTGGTAGTTGGCGGTGGTGGCGGTTCAGGCTTAGGCTCTGCTGGCTTACTTCTAAACTCTGGATTTAATACCCGAGCTAGCATAAGCGCAAAATCTGCACGCATGATATAATCTTTTGGACCAAATTTTCCGTTCGGATATCCTCCAACAATACCAGCTGTTGCTAGTTTGTTGATTGGAACATATGTAGGCGAACTTTTTGGTACATCAGTAAATGATAGGTTGCTTGTTTCCTTGAAAGTCCAAGCTCTCGATAAAATCGAAGCCATCTGCTCGCGTGTAAGTTTATCACTTACACCAAAGTAACCATTCCCATAACCCGACAGAATGTTATCATTGCTCATATCCTGAATGTAACCTGAAGCATAGTGACCTTTTGGAACATCACGATATTCCGTTTGTCTGTACCCTCCCTTTAAATGAAGAGCACGTCCGATCATAGAAGCCGCTTCTGAACGTGTTACGTAACTACCAGGCTTGAACGTACCATCCGTGTAACCGCTAAGAATTTTCTTGTTGGCCAAATACATAACTTCATCGTAAGCTCGATGACTTTTTGACACATCAGGAAAAGACGCAGCAGAAACTGACGCAGGTGATGAGAAGCAAAGTACAGTCATCA contains:
- a CDS encoding N-acetylmuramoyl-L-alanine amidase: MISKKGVVAWLIMLMTVLCFSSPASVSAASFPDVSKSHRAYDEVMYLANKKILSGYTDGTFKPGSYVTRSEAASMIGRALHLKGGYRQTEYRDVPKGHYASGYIQDMSNDNILSGYGNGYFGVSDKLTREQMASILSRAWTFKETSNLSFTDVPKSSPTYVPINKLATAGIVGGYPNGKFGPKDYIMRADFALMLARVLNPEFRSKPAEPKPEPPPPPTTNPIAQAQVTADFLNVRTGPDASNSAVGMLRYGTMVDVYTKLSNGWAYVKGSSLTGYVHGGYLSYGTTTPVDPSNPLKGRIVVIDPGHGGTDPGALGYGLKEKDITLITSKLLRDYLEEAGAKVVMTRDTDIFHALEKRVTIANDANGEVFLSVHANAFNGSANGTETYYNEDNKKSADNKKLATFIQTRLLIPELEMNNRGVKEANFYVIKNQNKMASSLVELGFIDHKSDALKLASDTWRKKAAYQIHLGIKDYFTYLQNK